The Triticum urartu cultivar G1812 chromosome 5, Tu2.1, whole genome shotgun sequence genome contains the following window.
AGACCGCGAAAAATAATTGGGTCAAAATAAATCAACATTGTTGGAATTGAACACATGACCTCCTGTCTGGATCTTTGACGTGGCAACGACCTATGCACCATTAACATTTACTAATCCCAACTCGCGCTAAATATACAAGTGGCAGTCCTCGTGTTTAGGGCGAGCTAATCCCAACTCGTTCTAAATATACAAGTGGCAGTCCTCGTGTTTAGGGCGAGTTAATTAAGCGAATAGCTAATTAAAGGAAGGCTTGTGGGCttaaataaaatatttaaataGATGTGGCTAATTAAAGAAAGGATTATGAGTAAACCGATAAAATAATTAAAAGAAATATTGTGGTCTTAATAAGTAGAATATTCAAATAGATGAGGCTAATTAAAGAAAGGATTTGAGGTAAAAAAAGGTAGGATAATTAAAAGAAAGGATCTATAGACTTCAATGTGTTGGGGATGCTAAATTAGAAAAGAAAGGATTTGCTTCCCGACTAAAACGGGTGAGAACCTCATAGTAATTAAAGGAAGGATTATACTTAAATGAAATCAGTGGAAGATTATGCCCAACAAAGAAAATATTAACAAGGCTAAATTGCatcatatttttttatattcaTTTTGTAGAAGGATGTTGCGTTGCAGCATGTTCTTCATAGTGAATCCGGTGCTGTGAGacattatgcttgcacaaaacaTCAATTTTCCCGTTGCAACTATGAAATAGTCATGTGCAGAAAATTGATGTAGGCTGTTTACCATACACATATTGTGCTAGTTTAAGTCAAACTATGAAATAGTCATGTGCAGAAAATTGATGTAGGCTGTTTACCATACACATATTGCTAATTTTTTTTATGAAATAGTCATGTACGGAAAATTGATGTAGGCTCTTTACCATATACATATTGCCAAATTTTCTATCAAATAGTCAAACTATGTATATTGCCAAGTTTTTTGCTCTGTATCTAGTTGACATTCCCTTTTTCTGTTATCATGCAAGTTTTGAAACGCTTCTCTACCAATCCAAATAGAGATTTCCACTGCGGTCAACATATCACCTCAAATGTGTCACTTAGGTGTGTTTGGTTGTTGGGTTATCATTTTATTGAGGCAGGGATATCCGTGTTTCGGATAGACAAACCTATCACCTCAAATGTGTCACTTCGAGTGTATTTGGTTGCTAGGTTATCTCTTCTGTTTATCGTAGGGCTACTTTTTTTTGAGCGTAAAAAAGAAAGTAGCCCTACAATATCGTAGGGCTACTTTGGCTCGTGCGGGCGCCCAAAATCACCCGCTTGTCCCTCGAACTAAATACACCCTACCCAAGAGGATTTCAATGTCCATACGAAGAATTCCCGTCCAAGCGTGACAACCGGGCTCTCGCAACATGCTAGATCGTGCAAATAAGTACCCAATCTACTTACTAGTAATTGTAAAGATTTATCTCACATGGCGAATGTGGAACTACGGCCAATCCTGTCGTCAAGGTTCGGATGAAAAATGTTGCAAATCCTTCTGTTTAAAAATTTCACTGCTAGCAGCCGATCTTTGCAAGGAGAGCATCTGTAACTTACCATATCTAACTTCTTTCAGACCTCTGGATGTAAATTAAAATTCAATCAACAGAAGGTATGACCTTCATTGTTTTTTATAGATAGTAGTAGTAGCACGAGCTCATACACAATAACTTGACAGAGTGTTGCGCAATCTCTTCGTACCTCTCCCTAATGCTAGTATAAGGACGTTTCAAAGAACAGAGCCAACTTATATGTACAACAATCACCTCATCACCCTGTTTCCACCATCCCTACAAGTGATGTGTGTTTCTGTCATCAAGCATCGCTCCTCAGTTCCCCATCGAAGAACGATCCGCCGGCTCTCGTTTTGCTGGCGTCACAGGCTTGCATAAGAGTGCATACATCCTTCTTCTCGAGGAGCTTCTCGCCGTTGACCAGGATGAGGGGAACGTATTCCAGAACCATTCTCTTGCACTGCCGATAGAGAGCAACAAACCATGTCATTATTGCACACGATCAAGGAGCAGACAATGGCTCCTTGATGCACAGAATCCGACAAATTGCACGATAGCGTAGAGAAAATCTAGGGAGTCATAGACCATATATATAAGTGAAAAAAAGCTTACCTCCTGCACATGACCTTTAACCTTGTTGCACTCCTTGATGAGAAGTTGAAGTATCTCAAACTACAGATATCACAAGGCAAATGTTAAGAGACGGAAAAGATCAGGTCAGGACACCGATTATGTCAAGGGAAAAGTATATTTTTCATCCCTCAATTCTTTTGAAAGTAGAGAAATGATCCCTTAACTTCAAAACCAACAAAACTTAGTCCCTCTACTTTTAAAACCGGATAAGTTTAGTCCCACGTGTTGTTTTTGGTGGTTTTGTGCAGACAACTAGCTTACGTATGCACGTTAATTGATCTAAGCTGATTCCTCTCGGGCCAAAAGCACCGGCCAGTGTTAGCTCTCAACTCACACGCTCAGGTGCACTCTGATGTGAACATCAGCACTTGAGTAGTTTGTGCAGCAAACAACTTGACGTGCTGCTAGACACTTGCAGCGACATGGAACGACATGGATGCAGCTGCCGGACTCGACTCACACGGCCTCGACAGAAAATAGTGAGCTCGTGCCCTGCTAACTGAATGAGAAGAAAACGGGAAAAAAAATCAACGGCCTAAGCCAGAAGCGCATCAGGGAGAGCTTGCTTTATACACGAGCGAGCTAGTACGAGGCTACCTTTGTACAGGAGAATGACCGTGTGTTGGGCGCTGCTTCGGCCGGAAGGGGTGGCGTCATGGCCGATAGCCACCGCGCAGAGTCAAAACCACTTCACGTCGGCGGAAAACCACCCGAAGGGACTAAACTTATCCGGTATTAAAAGTTGAGGGACTAAACTTATCCGGTTTTGAATATTGAGGGACTAAGATTTACTGGTTTTACAGTTGAGGGACCATTTCTATACTATCAAAAAAGTTGAGGGACGAAAAATATACTTATCCCTTATGTCAATGAAGCAGATTAGTTACCTGAGCGTCAGGATCTCTCATTTTCGAGAGAACTTCATCGACGAGGTGGCGGCAAAATGTGCAAGTGCTTTCACTTTTCGCAACAGACAGAAAAGATACGTCCCTACAGAGGCCATACTGTTTGCAGAACTCGTCTGGCTTGATTTCAGTGATCTTGGCGAAGAGAAGAGTTGCATACGAGTCCACCATCTCAAGGCACTGCAGAGATAGAAAGAGTTCATGCAAACAACAGGTCATACCCTACTGCTGTTCAAGGGGTATCTTTTGAGCATGTAGCATTTGGTGAAGCAATATAAAAGTGGTGTACCTTCTGTTCTAAGGAGAATGTCTGAGAACAGGCACCATGAAGAATCTCCATGATCTCATCTTGTGTTTGTTTATCACTAAGATAACTGACAGCTTTATTTGTCAAATTCTCACAAGTTGAGCATACTGTGCTGCCACTCTCACCAGAGACAGGAATTTTGCTAGAGGCAATTTCCTCCTTGTCATTTGGGCGGATCTCGATTGTATTGAGATCGAGAAGAACTGAGACCAAATAATGCAGATAGTATCACCAATTAAGAACAATGGCAAACACAAGGAAGAGAATCTTTGTGCACGTGAATTCCCCAGCTAGGCCTTGAACTAGGGACATGAACTAATTGTCGTATAAAGCATACAAAACAGTAAAACACATATTCCATATTCCAGAAGTTAATGGTGTTAAAACAAGGAAGTTGGTTATCCTGAATCTATCTATATGTCAAAAATGGTAATCCATCTTATACAGACACGCGCTATTCAGAAAtcagaaagaaaaataaaatgataTTCAGGTCATGTTGACACAATCTAACCGGCTTGATGCCAACAGATGGACGGTGTGACAAAATAATCGATGCCCAAGTCATAAGAAGATAGCAACATGACATCGTAAACTTCAACTTCAATTCCAATTTAAACCAAATACATCAGCTGCACATATAATGTTATGTATTCCAATACTATAACTGGACCAAGATATACATCAAAAGACGATATTTTCATTGCAGAAAAACTAGAATTTGTTCTCCAATTTGCATATTGGAGGTACTAATTTTATGAAGATGAACTTGAATAAGATTTAGCAGCACAGGAAGGCCGTTAAGAGAGAGAAAATATCCAGTTCTTTCTCCTCTTAAAACTACATCTAATAGTCACAAAAAGACCTGAATTTTTTTCAACAACATTGATATAAGATGCATCTACAATGCCCTGAAATTTCATTGCGAAACTCGGTAAATAGATAAAGAAAAACAATCAGACTGTAGATACAAACTCAATAGTGCAATACTGCAAAACATATATTATTATTCACCTCAAATTTGAACTATTTCACAGTCAGATTAGTCCTTTTTGTTTGTGGAGCTGTGAATTGAATTCGGTCTTGAAACTTTGTGTCAAGCTTGTCAGTTTTTCCAGAAAATTTGCGTAGCATTTAGATTACTTCTTAGGTACAGTAGCGACTAGCAAGGAAGTACTGtaagaggaggaagcaccgagtATATACCATAATTCCTGCGAACCCTCTTGTCCTGCGGCACAGCTCCAGTGCCAGCGGCCAgcaagaggaggacgaggaggaagaaCGGCGCTCCCAATCCCAAACCCATCGTGCGCATGTTCACCTGCCATAAAAGCGAATCATCACATGCTGCTTATAGCAACCCAATCGATTTTACTCTCCGGAAAcaacagaaaaaaaaattgagGGGCCAACAATTTTGTCTCTGGAGCAGCACCCAAATCCTGAAATCGCAAAAACCAAGGCGATGATTCGCTCGACGGAAGCGATCGAACACAAATCGACGGAAGGAAAGCGACGGGAGGGGGCGGCGGATCAGGGGAGAAATCGAGACAGGGGAGGGGAACTACCGCGCGCGTGATCTCACCAGATTGGGGATCAAGAAGTGAGGGGAAGGGGAACGAAAAGCTCACCTTGCGAAATCGAGGAGCGGGCCGTGGTCGGACTGAGGCAGCGGGCGTGGTTCGGCGATTGCTCCTGCTCGATTTTAAGAAAGAAGTTCGTCTTGAAACTACAGCGTGATTGCTTTCTCCGAGTCGAAGTCCGTTGTCCGTTGCGCCGACGTTTCGTTTTCGTTTTTTTTCCAGAAGATTGCGTAGACGGTATGAGTTCGTGCAGGTCTTCTATCTAGCGCCTACTCCGACTTTGGTCTCTGGAGGCTGGAGCAGCACCCAAATCCAGAACATGGGCGTTTAGAACGAACGTTTGCCCGCTAGCGCCATTGAGGGCATTTTCTTTGAAGGGCCATTCAGGGCATCTCCAACGCAAATCCTTAAAAGAGACGCAATATTTGCGTATGGACTAGTTCAGATTTGACTCGAATATTTCTCTCTGTTTTTTTAAGTCCGCAACATTCAAAATAATTGTGTCATGGATCGATGTTGGACTACGGAAAGACTCGCGCGCCAATCCTCACGTTGATAGTTATCTTCTCTCGACTAAGAAAAGGAGAGCATGCAACACCTCCTCGTTGGATGCTCCTTCTCTCGCCAGCTTTGGCATGAAGTTCTTGCGTGGTGTGGCTCTACTATCGCTCCGTCCCACCCAGACGCCTTCTTACTCAAGTGGTGGCTTTGATGCTCTGGCCACGTCATCTTCCATCACTTGCTGCAAAGGATTCTCTTCCCTCTTTCTTTTGACAGCATGGAATCTCTTGGGTGCGTCTTCGATGCTCTACGGCCCTCCTTGAGCCACCTCTTACAGTTCATCAAGGATGAAGTTCGACTATGGGTGCAAGCAGGTGTTTTTGGCCTGGCCAACATCATTAGCGAGTAGTCCGCATGTGGTAGTTTGTAACCccagcctctctctctctctctctctctctctctctctctctcctccatTTTGATCTAGTGTCGGAGACCTTGTAATTTGTTATACTCTTCTATCCATGAAAGATATACAAAATTTTTGTATTtgtgaatttttttcaaaataaCAACATAAAATATTCAAAGAGTGAAAATATTCAAATGTGATGCTAGTTCAAATGTAATATTACAATCCAACTAAGTTTAAGTTTTGAAATAAAATAGTTCAAATTTAAGTTTAACTCGCACATATGTTTTAGTTCTCCCGTTTAAGTAGCCACATGTGCTTAATCGGATCTTCCTTGAGGTACTCCCGAGTTACTCTATGTCAAATTTGTTGATCCATTTTGACAAACTCCTTAAATGTGGTACGATTCTAATGTGAAAGTTAGATAGGACCATCTATGTTCTCAAATTCCAAACCTCTGACATGATCTTCACTCTCATCTTCCATGATCATGTTATGCAGGGGGACACAACATTCATCACCTCCAACAAGATCTTCGGATCCCATATTTTTGCAGGTCCTCAAACAACTGCAAAGAAGGCTTGGATCACTCTAAATGCCTTCTTCACATCCTTTTTTAGCTCATTCTTGTCTTTGGACAAAATGAGCTATTTTCTGACTAAATGGGTCAGAGATAGTCTTAACGAAGGTTGCCAAGGAAGGATATATACCATCAACGAGATAGTAGCTCATGTTGTAGTCATGAACATTGATGGTATAGTTGCACGAAAAAGCTTTTCCTTCGGTCAACCTATCAAATAATTGAGACCGCTGCAGCACGTTGATATCACTGTGAGACCCGGGCATGCCAAAGAAAACATGCCAAGTTCAAAGATCTTGTGATGCAACTTGCTTAAAAAAGATGGTATGTTTGTTAACATGGTCCTGATATTGACCTCATGAAGCATATGGGCTGATGTTCCATCTCCGGTGCATGCAATCAATAGATTCAAGCATACCTGGGCAACCTCTACTTTCGAGAGTGGACCTTTGCATTGTCTGTGACAGTGGTTCTCTCAAGTACAGAGGTCCAAACACCTCGACCACCGCAGTCACAAATCTAATCTTGGCGTCTATGCATGCGCTCTCAAACATCCGGACGTACTTGTCCTACGAATCAACGGTCGTGCCATATGCAAGCATGCACAATGCAACGGTGCGCTTTTGGTAA
Protein-coding sequences here:
- the LOC125508754 gene encoding prosaposin-like, producing MRTMGLGLGAPFFLLVLLLLAAGTGAVPQDKRVRRNYVLLDLNTIEIRPNDKEEIASSKIPVSGESGSTVCSTCENLTNKAVSYLSDKQTQDEIMEILHGACSQTFSLEQKCLEMVDSYATLLFAKITEIKPDEFCKQYGLCRDVSFLSVAKSESTCTFCRHLVDEVLSKMRDPDAQFEILQLLIKECNKVKGHVQECKRMVLEYVPLILVNGEKLLEKKDVCTLMQACDASKTRAGGSFFDGELRSDA